From Carya illinoinensis cultivar Pawnee chromosome 5, C.illinoinensisPawnee_v1, whole genome shotgun sequence, one genomic window encodes:
- the LOC122310306 gene encoding CLAVATA3/ESR (CLE)-related protein 16-like: MNIVPSEGLRARGSTARHAGASTAIFLLWVVLIFTQISLSFAAAHREDTGGRLFRSPPRKERFFETPTKTLFHAPSRTTSTTPAKVVANNGDPRETLYGDDKRIIHTGPNPLHN, encoded by the coding sequence ATGAATATAGTTCCATCAGAAGGTCTAAGAGCAAGAGGGAGTACTGCTCGGCATGCTGGAGCTTCTACTGCAATTTTCCTCTTGTGGGTCGTATTAATTTTCACCCAGATAAGTTTGTCTTTCGCTGCTGCTCATCGTGAAGATACCGGAGGCCGGCTTTTTAGGTCTCCACCGAGGAAAGAGAGGTTTTTCGAGACACCGACGAAGACGTTGTTTCATGCACCTTCGAGAACTACTAGTACTACTCCAGCTAAGGTTGTGGCCAATAATGGTGACCCGCGAGAGACTCTATATGGAGACGACAAGAGAATAATTCATACAGGTCCAAATCCCCTTCACAACTAG